A genomic stretch from Candidatus Bathyanammoxibius amoris includes:
- a CDS encoding cobalamin biosynthesis protein: MSLALITLSEEGLEVAERLRPALGEDVDLFVTERFSKDKPRTKSFSKGIRALVAEIFDKYDGLVFIMALGIVVRAIAPHVKDKLTDPAVVVVDDAGRYAVSVLSGHEGGANDLALKVSNVLHAEAVITTGTEAKKDLVVGVGCKADVSSEAVKEAIVSALQFCHMPLERVRLAATIDERARVPGLAEGVRELGIPLKIISKEEINTCAKEFSRSEFVKEKIGVWGVCEPVALLAGRRTKLILKKQKYPGVTVAVAQENFS, from the coding sequence ATGTCCCTGGCGCTTATAACACTCTCGGAAGAAGGCCTGGAAGTCGCAGAGCGGCTGAGACCGGCCCTGGGAGAAGATGTTGACCTGTTCGTAACGGAAAGATTCAGCAAGGACAAGCCGCGCACAAAATCTTTCTCCAAGGGTATTCGTGCCCTTGTAGCCGAAATCTTTGATAAATACGACGGCCTGGTATTTATTATGGCCCTGGGCATAGTGGTAAGGGCAATTGCCCCGCACGTGAAGGACAAGCTCACGGACCCCGCGGTGGTAGTGGTGGACGACGCCGGACGCTACGCCGTCAGTGTGCTGTCGGGACACGAAGGCGGCGCAAACGACCTCGCCCTGAAGGTGTCCAATGTCCTCCACGCGGAGGCGGTTATAACAACGGGTACCGAGGCGAAAAAGGACCTGGTAGTCGGGGTGGGTTGCAAGGCCGACGTCTCTTCGGAGGCCGTTAAAGAGGCCATAGTGTCCGCGTTACAGTTTTGCCATATGCCGCTTGAGCGGGTGAGACTTGCGGCTACTATAGACGAGAGGGCGCGCGTGCCCGGCCTGGCCGAGGGCGTTCGAGAACTGGGAATACCCTTGAAGATAATCTCAAAAGAAGAGATAAATACGTGTGCGAAGGAGTTCAGCAGGTCTGAGTTCGTTAAGGAAAAAATCGGCGTCTGGGGCGTCTGTGAACCCGTGGCGCTGCTGGCGGGGAGGAGGACGAAATTAATACTGAAAAAACAGAAGTATCCGGGGGTAACCGTAGCCGTGGCCCAGGAAAACTTTTCGTAG
- the cobK gene encoding precorrin-6A reductase — MILVMSGTADGREIVRRLHDAKVKVITTVATPYGEEIFAGMGLGHLCVKGRMDGDELVRFIDDNGVDTVIDATHPYAANASLNAMRACGEKGIRYIRFQREATPLPESPLIHGVDGVNEAVEAAGKLGGRILLTTGFNSVKDFIRLRDGGSHEIIVRILPMPEHISRCVEMGILPKNILAIQGPFSREFNIVNIRDFSIDVVVTKDGGREARTREKLDACLECEIPIVIIHRPVLDYPCTCSSIEEVMELV, encoded by the coding sequence GTGATACTGGTAATGTCAGGCACTGCCGACGGCAGGGAGATAGTCCGCAGGCTGCACGATGCAAAGGTAAAAGTCATTACCACCGTTGCCACACCGTACGGCGAGGAGATTTTTGCGGGGATGGGACTCGGCCACCTCTGTGTGAAGGGCAGGATGGACGGGGACGAGCTGGTCCGATTCATCGATGATAACGGCGTGGACACCGTCATAGACGCCACACACCCCTACGCCGCCAACGCCTCCCTGAACGCAATGCGGGCCTGCGGGGAAAAGGGCATCAGGTATATCAGGTTCCAGAGAGAGGCCACGCCACTACCGGAATCCCCCCTCATACACGGAGTAGACGGCGTAAATGAGGCCGTGGAGGCGGCGGGTAAGCTGGGCGGCAGGATACTCCTCACCACCGGGTTTAACAGTGTAAAGGATTTTATCAGGCTGCGGGACGGTGGCAGTCACGAGATAATCGTCCGCATCCTCCCCATGCCGGAACATATCAGCAGGTGCGTCGAGATGGGAATCTTACCAAAAAACATCCTGGCCATTCAGGGCCCGTTTTCCAGGGAATTTAATATAGTAAACATCCGCGACTTCAGCATAGACGTCGTCGTCACCAAAGACGGCGGCAGAGAGGCCCGGACCCGGGAGAAACTCGACGCCTGCCTTGAGTGTGAAATTCCAATAGTAATCATCCACCGCCCTGTGCTAGACTATCCCTGTACATGCTCAAGTATAGAAGAAGTTATGGAGCTTGTTTAG
- a CDS encoding type II toxin-antitoxin system HicB family antitoxin gives MKLHVVLEKDEAGYYVVEVPALPGCLSQGKTSEEALENVKEAIDGWLEVMESKHTFDTSKAIEVVV, from the coding sequence ATGAAACTCCATGTAGTGTTGGAGAAAGACGAAGCGGGTTACTATGTGGTGGAGGTACCTGCGCTGCCGGGTTGTTTATCGCAGGGCAAGACGAGTGAAGAGGCCCTGGAAAACGTAAAGGAAGCTATCGATGGCTGGCTGGAGGTAATGGAGTCCAAACATACCTTTGACACGTCTAAGGCGATAGAGGTTGTTGTTTAA
- a CDS encoding efflux RND transporter permease subunit — MFLPDLCIRRPVFTVMIVSAIGVFGAIAYFMLGVDQYPKIDYPYVVVQTKLRGASPDVMELDVTDPLEEEINTIQGIRNLTSKSSEGFSEITVEFRLDRDIDVAAQDVRDKVAIALEKLPKDVEHPIVDKLDPSASPIMWIAVQGNMPIKEISDYAHYVLKPKFQVLPGVGLIIEGASRRKAMRIWLDPNRLKARQITVEDVIDALRRKHSEVPGGKIERGSVELYIRTLGEFKDAEDFNNLIIDYRSGAPIKLKDVGFAEFGMEDRSMVGRYRYAPGAIEPAVGLGVKKQSGANTVAVSREVMRVFKEARKHMPEGMSMNIAVNRGDFIVASINDVQYAILFAILITGLVVLFFLRNPVGTFIVFLAIPVSFLGTFTVMYFLGFTLNNMTLLALSLAVGVVIDDAIVVLESIFRHKEKGLERFEAASRGAGLVAFAVISTTIVMAAMFIPVAFLGGIVGRFLYEFGITVSVAVFVSTFVALTLTPMLCSRWLKVGGKRNKVFVFFERMFLALERVYVKALGWSLRWRFIICIIAAASLTVGIFFAGLVGRELVPSSDTGQFMVSVKTPVGSSLDYTDSMMKKIGYVLDETPEVKSFFSAGGFGGGNKGIFFVHLVPKYDRTRSQGEIIAGLRRQFAGVPGVFAFPLEFERSFGAGRGAALEFSVSGPELTELEKLDVEFQERLSKIPGIVDVDSDLELGRPMVYVNIDREKAADLGVDVTGIGNAIRAMMGGVEVVEAKYKHAGKRYNTIVRLAEQYRDLPQHIGELHLRNKEGRIVGLKDLVSIEEATGFNVINRRNRQRSFVISANLVKDEKTLGEAVKDVNEIAKEILPEQYIMAFSGKAETFKESLRTIIFVLVLSMVITYMVLASLFDSFIHPLTVMVALPLSFAGGFGLLLVTGNTINAYSVIGLILLFGLVSKNSILLVDYTNRLRRAGKDVREAILEAAETRMRPILMTAFSTMFGMLPIAIGLGYGAEARAGMGVVAAGGMFSSMCLTLLVVPVFYSLLDELVQITRRSKRKKPKKLKKAAAAASTAKE; from the coding sequence GTGTTTTTACCCGACCTCTGTATAAGAAGACCCGTATTCACCGTAATGATAGTCTCTGCGATAGGCGTCTTTGGAGCAATCGCCTATTTCATGCTCGGTGTGGACCAGTATCCCAAGATAGATTATCCCTATGTGGTGGTACAGACCAAACTGAGAGGCGCCAGCCCGGACGTCATGGAGCTGGACGTCACCGATCCCCTTGAAGAAGAGATAAACACTATACAGGGGATAAGAAACCTCACGTCCAAGAGTTCTGAGGGCTTCTCGGAGATAACGGTAGAGTTCAGACTGGACAGGGACATAGACGTTGCGGCGCAGGACGTGCGCGACAAGGTCGCCATAGCCCTGGAGAAGCTTCCGAAGGACGTTGAGCACCCGATAGTAGACAAACTGGACCCCTCCGCAAGCCCCATCATGTGGATAGCCGTACAGGGCAACATGCCGATTAAAGAGATAAGCGACTACGCCCACTACGTCCTGAAACCCAAGTTTCAGGTCCTCCCCGGCGTGGGCCTGATTATTGAGGGTGCCTCCCGCAGGAAGGCAATGCGAATCTGGCTCGACCCCAACCGCCTGAAGGCCCGGCAGATAACCGTAGAGGACGTCATTGACGCCCTGCGCAGGAAACACAGCGAGGTGCCCGGCGGGAAGATAGAAAGAGGGTCTGTGGAACTTTACATAAGGACCCTGGGGGAGTTCAAGGACGCGGAGGATTTTAATAACCTTATAATAGACTACCGTTCGGGCGCCCCCATAAAGTTAAAAGACGTCGGCTTTGCCGAGTTTGGAATGGAAGACCGGAGTATGGTAGGCCGGTACCGTTATGCCCCGGGGGCCATAGAGCCGGCTGTGGGCCTTGGCGTAAAGAAACAGTCGGGCGCGAATACCGTAGCCGTCTCCAGAGAGGTAATGAGGGTTTTTAAGGAGGCCAGAAAACACATGCCCGAGGGCATGTCTATGAACATTGCGGTGAACCGCGGCGACTTCATCGTTGCGTCCATAAATGACGTGCAGTATGCCATCCTTTTTGCGATATTAATAACCGGACTTGTGGTGCTGTTTTTCCTGCGAAATCCCGTTGGCACATTCATAGTCTTCCTGGCCATACCGGTTTCGTTCTTGGGCACCTTTACCGTGATGTATTTCCTGGGTTTTACGCTCAACAATATGACCCTGCTGGCGTTGAGCCTCGCCGTTGGTGTGGTGATAGACGACGCGATAGTGGTTCTGGAGAGCATATTCCGGCACAAGGAAAAAGGCCTGGAGCGTTTTGAAGCTGCCAGCAGAGGGGCGGGGCTGGTGGCCTTTGCGGTTATTTCCACAACGATAGTGATGGCGGCGATGTTCATTCCGGTGGCCTTCCTGGGCGGTATAGTGGGGAGATTCCTTTATGAGTTTGGAATTACCGTTTCGGTGGCCGTATTTGTCTCGACGTTTGTCGCGCTCACACTGACCCCGATGCTCTGCTCGCGCTGGCTGAAGGTCGGGGGCAAGCGAAACAAGGTATTTGTCTTCTTTGAGCGCATGTTCCTGGCGCTTGAGCGCGTTTACGTAAAGGCGCTTGGCTGGTCCTTACGGTGGAGGTTTATCATATGCATAATTGCTGCCGCAAGCCTGACGGTCGGCATATTTTTTGCGGGTCTTGTTGGGAGGGAGCTGGTGCCCTCGTCGGATACGGGGCAGTTTATGGTAAGCGTGAAGACGCCGGTAGGCTCGTCACTGGACTATACCGACAGTATGATGAAAAAGATCGGATATGTCCTTGACGAGACGCCGGAGGTAAAGTCGTTCTTCTCCGCGGGTGGTTTTGGCGGGGGGAACAAGGGTATCTTCTTTGTGCATCTTGTGCCAAAGTATGACCGTACGCGTTCACAGGGTGAGATTATCGCCGGACTGAGAAGACAATTTGCCGGGGTCCCGGGTGTCTTCGCGTTTCCTCTGGAGTTTGAGCGAAGCTTCGGTGCCGGGAGGGGCGCGGCGCTGGAGTTTTCCGTTTCCGGTCCGGAACTCACGGAACTGGAAAAGCTGGATGTGGAGTTTCAGGAAAGGCTTAGCAAGATACCCGGCATCGTTGACGTGGATTCTGACCTGGAACTGGGCCGGCCCATGGTTTACGTAAACATAGACCGCGAGAAGGCCGCGGACCTGGGTGTGGACGTAACCGGAATAGGTAACGCTATCAGGGCCATGATGGGCGGCGTAGAGGTAGTGGAAGCCAAATACAAACACGCAGGCAAACGATACAACACAATCGTAAGGCTCGCCGAACAATACCGGGACCTGCCACAGCACATAGGCGAGCTGCACCTGAGAAACAAAGAAGGACGTATTGTCGGGTTAAAGGACCTTGTGAGTATAGAAGAAGCAACCGGGTTCAACGTTATAAACAGAAGGAACCGGCAGCGCTCTTTTGTGATATCCGCGAATCTCGTTAAGGATGAAAAGACCCTGGGGGAAGCGGTCAAAGACGTTAATGAGATTGCCAAAGAAATACTGCCGGAGCAGTACATCATGGCCTTTTCGGGAAAGGCGGAGACGTTTAAGGAGTCTTTGCGTACTATAATATTTGTGCTCGTGCTGTCTATGGTTATAACCTATATGGTGCTTGCGTCCCTCTTTGACAGCTTTATCCACCCTTTAACCGTAATGGTGGCGTTACCCCTCAGCTTTGCGGGCGGGTTCGGCCTGCTGCTGGTCACCGGGAACACCATCAATGCATACAGTGTAATAGGTCTAATTCTGTTGTTCGGACTGGTTTCAAAGAATTCAATATTACTTGTGGACTACACCAATAGGCTGCGGCGCGCGGGCAAGGACGTCAGGGAGGCCATACTGGAGGCCGCGGAGACAAGAATGCGCCCTATCCTCATGACGGCCTTTTCGACTATGTTCGGGATGCTGCCAATTGCCATCGGTCTAGGCTACGGCGCGGAGGCGCGGGCCGGCATGGGTGTGGTAGCCGCGGGCGGGATGTTCTCTTCTATGTGCCTTACACTGCTTGTGGTGCCGGTATTTTATTCCCTGCTTGATGAACTTGTACAGATTACAAGACGTTCGAAACGCAAAAAACCTAAAAAACTAAAAAAGGCCGCCGCGGCCGCGTCTACTGCAAAGGAATAA
- the cobJ gene encoding precorrin-3B C(17)-methyltransferase codes for MTPRAIEALRASDVIAGYKTYLKLIKDVIGDKPVLSSGMGEERQRCEAALKEAAEGKVVSIVSSGDPGVYGMAGLVLELAGRVNPKIPVEIIPGIPASSAAAALLGAPVMHDHAVISLSDLLTPWDLIEKRLRLAVEGDYVIVLYNPRSSQRTSQIEKAQQIIMEKRPGSLPVGIVKNAGRTGQEIAVTTISEMLNHTIDMTTIIIIGNSTTFVSDNFMVTKRGYKL; via the coding sequence ATGACCCCCAGGGCAATTGAGGCGCTCAGGGCGTCTGACGTCATCGCCGGGTACAAGACATACCTGAAGCTGATAAAGGACGTGATAGGTGATAAACCCGTGCTGAGTTCAGGCATGGGAGAAGAACGGCAGAGGTGTGAGGCCGCGCTCAAGGAGGCCGCGGAGGGCAAGGTAGTGTCCATCGTGAGTAGCGGCGACCCTGGGGTCTACGGCATGGCCGGACTTGTGCTGGAGCTGGCCGGGCGTGTGAACCCCAAAATCCCCGTTGAAATAATCCCCGGTATCCCCGCGTCCTCTGCCGCGGCCGCGCTCTTAGGGGCGCCGGTCATGCACGACCACGCCGTTATCAGCCTGAGCGACCTGCTCACCCCCTGGGATTTGATAGAAAAGAGGCTGCGGCTTGCGGTCGAGGGGGACTATGTCATTGTGCTATACAACCCCAGGAGCTCACAGCGGACCTCTCAGATAGAGAAGGCGCAGCAGATAATTATGGAGAAGAGGCCGGGGTCACTGCCCGTTGGCATCGTGAAAAATGCCGGAAGAACGGGACAGGAGATAGCTGTGACCACCATCTCCGAGATGCTTAACCATACGATAGACATGACTACTATAATCATAATCGGCAACTCCACCACGTTTGTCTCAGATAATTTCATGGTAACAAAGCGAGGCTATAAGCTGTGA